GGGACAGCCTCTAAATTCGTGGGCTTCCTGAGTCATCGGTGGAACTTGTGCTAGACCTCGAACAGGCATCAAATCGGTGTATCCCAACCCTACTTTTATCATTCCTCTGTGTAATATATTTATGGCAGCATTAACGTGTCTATCAAGAATCAACCCACAGTAAGGACAGTTATGTATTTTAATATTAAGGATTTTCTTGACTATTTTACCACACGAGGAGCATTCTTGAGACGTGTTTTTAGGATTTACAAAGGTTACTACTTTACCGGCCCACTCTGCCTTGTACGCAGTAAACGATTGTAACATATTCCAGGATACGTCCGATATGGATTTAGCTAAATGATGATTTCTAAGCATGTTTTTTATCTTCAAATCTTCAAAGGCAATAAAATCGTATTTCTCCACAAGCTCCCTGCTAAGTTTATGATGGAAATCCATTCTTTGCTGTCTAATTCGTCTGTGAACCTTTGCTACAATAACTCTCTGTTTGTCTCTGTTGTGTGACCCCTTCTGTTTCCGTGATAGTTTTCGCTGCTCTTTAGCCAGCTTGTGTTCTG
The sequence above is drawn from the archaeon BMS3Bbin15 genome and encodes:
- a CDS encoding putative transposase DNA-binding domain protein: MIKSAVGIDVGINPLIAQSNGEQKKPPKFLLQSEHKLAKEQRKLSRKQKGSHNRDKQRVIVAKVHRRIRQQRMDFHHKLSRELVEKYDFIAFEDLKIKNMLRNHHLAKSISDVSWNMLQSFTAYKAEWAGKVVTFVNPKNTSQECSSCGKIVKKILNIKIHNCPYCGLILDRHVNAAINILHRGMIKVGLGYTDLMPVRGLAQVPPMTQEAHEFRGCPIIKNTTRNKLNLAFIV